The region CCCCAACGTGGTGCTTTACAAAGCTGAGGTGAGGTTCACGGCACCTGTCAGGGTTGGAGAAGAGGTTACAGCTGAAGCTACAGTTACCACAGTAGAGAACAAAAAGATCACGGTTGGCGTAAGGGCGTTTACGGATAAAACGGTGCTTGAAGGCGTGATGTACTGCTACATCCCGGACAGACATGTGCTTGAAAAATAAAAAATGAAAACTCTGGGTGCCTTATTCTTCACCCTTGCTCTTTTTGAAGTACTCCAGAATCTCTATGGGTATCGGGAATATGATTGTCGCATTCTCGGCGTTGCCAATCTCGTTCATGGTCTGGAGTATTCTCAGCATCATTGCCCCTCTGCTCTCAGCGAGAATCTCAGCGGCGTCTTTCAGCTTCATGGCTGACTGGAATTCACCATCTGCTCTGATTATCTTGGCTCTTCTTTCTCTCTCCGCTTCAGCCTGCATTGCCATTGCCCTCTGCATTTCTTTGGGGAGTTCAACGTCCTTAATTTCAACTGCAGATACCTTTATTCCCCACGGATTTGTGGCCTCATCAATAATGTGCTGAAGTCTAACGTTGAGTTTCTCCCTCTCTGAAAGAAGTTCATCAAGCTCAGCCTGGCCTATTACACTCCTCAGAGTTGTCTGTGCGATCTGGGCTGTGGCGTATCTGTAATCGAAAACCTCGGTCACGGCTTTTTCAGGATCCAGAACCCTGTAGTAAACGACTGCATTAACCCTGACCGTAACATTATCTCTCGTTACGACCTCCTGTGATGGAACATCGTAAGTTACAGTTCTCAAATCAACTACCTGCATCTGTTCGAGGAGCGGTATGACAATGAATATTCCCGGCCCTCTTGCTCCAACGAGCCTTCCGAGCCTGAAAATCACGCCTCTTTCGTATTCCTTCACTATTTTAATCGAGGACAGCAGGAACAGCAATACCACTACCAGCAGTCCTATCAAAAGTTCGCTTGCCATGAATAAAATGGTATTTTAAAGTTAAATAATTTTTGCCAGCCGCGTTCCGACATGACGTCCTTCAAGGAATTTCTCAACGGCCCCATTCTCAAGGCCGTTGAATATAAAAACGTCACAGATTCTGGCTATTCTGATTGCTTCCTCCAGTTTACCCTTCATTCCGCCTGTAACGTCTTCCTTGTTTCCTGCATCGCCAATCCTCTTTAGAATTTCGGTAAAGTTATTGGAATTTATTTCCTCGACGGGTTTGCCGTCCACAATCACAGGCAGGTCGCTTGCGAATCCAACTGCTTCGGGCCCAAGCTCCTCGGCAAGTACTCTGACAATCTCGTCTCCACTCATCACCCTGAACTTACCGCCTTCCAGAACAACATCTCCGTGAAGCACTGGAATGAATCCCATCGAGACGAGTTCCTTTATGAACTCGAAATCCGGATTGTTGAAGAACTCCATTGGGTGCAGAGGAATCGGGTTCAGCCCGTGTTCTATCAGCGAGTTGCAGAATATTGAATTGAGTCTGAGGCATGCGCTGTGCGTCCTTGAAACACCTTCCGGAGAAAGACCGAATTTTTTAACGTGAGGATGACCGAAACTGCCGGCCCCATGAACGAGAATTACCTCACCACGTATTTGCCTGGAAACCATGTCCATTATGTCTGTTTTTGCAATCTCAAACGCTCCTTCAGACTTGTCGGTTATAAGGCTCCCGCCAATCTTCAAAATCTTCAACTCTGACCCCCTCCGCAGAAAGTTTTATCCTGAAGTCTCCCTCGCCTGTTGTCAGCAGACATCCCCCGCCTCCTGCCCCGGTGATTTTTGCTGAATGTCCACTCAATTCAACATCGGCAACGATTCTGTCTATCTCAGGCGTGCTAACTCCAATGGCCCTGAGGAGACTCTGGTTTATTTTGAAAAGTAGACTCAGCTTTGTCACATCCCCATTTTCGAGCGCTCTGGCGCCCTCCAATGCAACCTGATCTATTGAATCCATTATCCTCTCAACCAGTTCCGGGTACTTTTCTTTCAGTTCCCTTACCTTTCTGACCATTTCGGAGGTTATGGACTCTATTCCTGTGTTTATCACCCCGAATTCGACGTTCGACGAAAATTTCCTCTTTTCAGGGATTATCCAGCCTCCCCCGTACGTGGAAACAAACGGATCTGTGCCGCTTCCTATTCCCTGGACGTCGAGTTCAACCTTTCTTGCGAGTTCGAAAATTTCCTCTCTGTCCATTCCGGCCTCAAATTCGGCATTCAGTGCTCCAAGTGTTGCGACTGTAACTGCAGCAGAGCTACCAAGTCCTGATGCCGGGGGTATCTGGCTTCTCACCTCAATTCTAACTCCTCTGATGCTAAAAGACTCGGAGAACCTTTTTATTGCATAGGAAATGTATGCATGCTCTCCTCTAAAATCCAGACCGGTTTTGCCAAAGTGTGAGATTATCCGGAAATCGTTTGACTTTTCTGCTTTGACATAGCATCTCAGGTTTATCGCAGATACGACAGCGTGTCTCCCGTAAACCACAGCATGTTCTCCGAATATTATTGCCTTACCGGGGGATGAGGCGATCATTGGTGAATCCCACGCATTTGAAAAATAAAAACTTACCTCAGCAAACTCTCGGAATCGGATCCATTACCGGTGGGGGGAGGATCTTCGTCGTACCTATCCTTGTTTCAACCACGACCTCTTTGAATTCGTCGGTGGCATAGCCGATTATCTCCGCATTTTTGTCATGCATTCTCAGAGCTTTCAGAACATCCTCCGCAAGCTCGTTGACAACTCCGAGAACGACCTTGCCCTCGTTGGCGAGGGTTAGTGGGTCAAGTCCGAGAGCCTCACACACCCCGGCAACGTCATCTCTGACCGGAACTCTCTCTTCGTCTATTTTTATCCCAACACCGCTTTTTTCGGCCATTTCGTTTAGAGTCTCTGCCAGTCCCCCTCTTGTTGGGTCCTTCATTGCCACAATTCCCCCCACGTCAAGCGCGTCTCTCACGGCAAACCAGACTGGCTGGACATCACTCTTAAT is a window of Geoglobus acetivorans DNA encoding:
- a CDS encoding thioesterase, FlK family, giving the protein MDVRTHKLADGELVGRVVEAGDGYARVVLKTTDSMAVDEHGLVHGGFTFGAADLAAMVAVNHPNVVLYKAEVRFTAPVRVGEEVTAEATVTTVENKKITVGVRAFTDKTVLEGVMYCYIPDRHVLEK
- a CDS encoding SPFH domain-containing protein, translated to MASELLIGLLVVVLLFLLSSIKIVKEYERGVIFRLGRLVGARGPGIFIVIPLLEQMQVVDLRTVTYDVPSQEVVTRDNVTVRVNAVVYYRVLDPEKAVTEVFDYRYATAQIAQTTLRSVIGQAELDELLSEREKLNVRLQHIIDEATNPWGIKVSAVEIKDVELPKEMQRAMAMQAEAERERRAKIIRADGEFQSAMKLKDAAEILAESRGAMMLRILQTMNEIGNAENATIIFPIPIEILEYFKKSKGEE
- a CDS encoding isopentenyl phosphate kinase: MKILKIGGSLITDKSEGAFEIAKTDIMDMVSRQIRGEVILVHGAGSFGHPHVKKFGLSPEGVSRTHSACLRLNSIFCNSLIEHGLNPIPLHPMEFFNNPDFEFIKELVSMGFIPVLHGDVVLEGGKFRVMSGDEIVRVLAEELGPEAVGFASDLPVIVDGKPVEEINSNNFTEILKRIGDAGNKEDVTGGMKGKLEEAIRIARICDVFIFNGLENGAVEKFLEGRHVGTRLAKII
- the mvk gene encoding mevalonate kinase; translation: MIASSPGKAIIFGEHAVVYGRHAVVSAINLRCYVKAEKSNDFRIISHFGKTGLDFRGEHAYISYAIKRFSESFSIRGVRIEVRSQIPPASGLGSSAAVTVATLGALNAEFEAGMDREEIFELARKVELDVQGIGSGTDPFVSTYGGGWIIPEKRKFSSNVEFGVINTGIESITSEMVRKVRELKEKYPELVERIMDSIDQVALEGARALENGDVTKLSLLFKINQSLLRAIGVSTPEIDRIVADVELSGHSAKITGAGGGGCLLTTGEGDFRIKLSAEGVRVEDFEDWREPYNRQV